The genomic DNA ACACACGCTGTCGGGTGGGCCACGTACAGCCGTTCCTACCCCTCGGCGGGCGCCCGGGCGGGCGTTTTCCCTCCCCCCGGTTGAGTACGCTGGAAGGATGCGCAAGGAAACCCTCTGGGAAGCTAAAAAGAAGCAAAATCCGGGACACTCCGCCTGGTATATCCAGCGGTTCAAGCAGATGCGGGAGCAGGGCGTGGACCTGCACGGCGAGGCCCGGCTGATCGACGCCATGGTGCCGCGCGGCGCTCGGATTCTCGACGCCGGCGCCGGGCCCGGCCGGGTGGGCGGCGAGCTGGCGCGGCGCGGGCACGCCGTCGTCGGCGTGGATGTGGACCCGGAGCTGATCGACGCTGCCCGGAACGACCATCCCCAGGCCACCTGGCTGGTCGGGGACCTGACCGAACTGGACCTGCCCGCCGAGGGCATCCGCGAAC from Arthrobacter zhangbolii includes the following:
- a CDS encoding class I SAM-dependent methyltransferase; translation: MRKETLWEAKKKQNPGHSAWYIQRFKQMREQGVDLHGEARLIDAMVPRGARILDAGAGPGRVGGELARRGHAVVGVDVDPELIDAARNDHPQATWLVGDLTELDLPAEGIREPFDLIVCAGNVMTFLAPGTAREVLARMRAHLAPEGRVVIGFGAGRGYDFGQFFADAEAAGLGVDLKLSTWDLRPLTPDAGFLVAVLSAAPGGGE